The Elaeis guineensis isolate ETL-2024a chromosome 14, EG11, whole genome shotgun sequence genome has a segment encoding these proteins:
- the LOC105057768 gene encoding DUF21 domain-containing protein At4g14240, giving the protein MHAVGALAVARMVVAAGMGGGGGGGSVVILETEDIAFGSVYWFVYAGISCLLVLFAGIMSGLTLGLMSLGLVELEILQRSGTSTEKKQAATILPVVQKQHQLLVTLLLCNAAAMEALPIFLDKIFHPFVAIVLSVTFVLSFGEVIPQAICTRYGLAVGANFVWLVRILMLICYPVAYPIGKLLDCALGHNESALFRRAQLKALVSIHSKEAGKGGELTHDETTIISGALDLTEKTAEEAMTPIESTFSLDVNSKLDWEAIGKILARGHSRVPVYSGNPKNIIGLLLVKSLLTVRAETETPVSAVSIRRIPRVPADMPLYDILNEFQKGSSHMAAVVKAKGKTKNLPHADAEKTEENKEASGDSAITAPLLSKVQKSESVVVDIEKWQNKQVNGNKTIPLQQNDAATNAVTRLSEDIEDGEVIGIITLEDVFEELLQEEIVDETDEYVDVHKRIRVAAAAAASSVARAPSLRRLTAQKAAGAQNRQGQQPSGILKKPTEGESNTPRHQVNLVEPLLGNKR; this is encoded by the exons ATGCACGCGGTGGGTGCCTTGGCGGTGGCGAGGATGGTGGTGGCGGCGGGGATGGGCGGCGGAGGGGGAGGGGGTTCGGTTGTGATTCTGGAGACGGAGGACATCGCGTTCGGATCGGTGTACTGGTTCGTGTACGCGGGGATCTCGTGCTTGCTGGTGCTCTTCGCCGGGATCATGTCGGGGCTCACGCTGGGGCTTATGTCGCTTGGCCTCGTCGAGCTTGAGATCCTCCAGCGCAGCGGCACCTCCACCGAGAAGAAGCAGGCAG CTACCATCCTTCCAGTAGTTCAAAAGCAGCACCAACTTCTTGTGACTTTGCTTTTATGCAATGCTGCAGCCATGGAG GCTCTTCCTATATTCCTTGATAAGATATTTCATCCTTTTGTGGCCATTGTCTTGTCTGTTACATTTGTTCTATCTTTTGGAGAG GTTATTCCACAAGCCATATGCACGAGATATGGATTAGCTGTGGGTGCTAATTTTGTATGGCTTGTGCGCATTCTGATGCTCATCTGTTATCCGGTAGCTTATCCTATTGGGAAG CTTCTAGATTGTGCACTTGGACATAATGAATCTGCATTGTTTAGACGTGCTCAGTTGAAAGCTCTTGTTTCTATCCATAGCAAAGAG GCTGGTAAAGGTGGTGAGCTCACCCATGATGAGACTACAATAATTAGTGGAGCACTAGATTTGACTGAAAAG ACTGCTGAGGAGGCTATGACACCTATTGAATCAACGTTCTCCTTAGATGTCAATTCAAAATTGGACTG GGAAGCAATTGGCAAGATTCTTGCTCGGGGCCATAGCCGTGTCCCTGTTTATTCAGGGAATCCCAAAAATATTATTGGCCTTCTGCTG GTTAAAAGTCTTCTTACAGTTCGTGCTGAGACGGAAACACCAGTTAGTGCCGTTTCTATTAGAAGAATTCCAAG GGTTCCAGCAGATATGCCACTGTATGATATACTGAATGAGTTTCAAAAAGGAAGCAGTCATATGGCTGCTGTTGTGAAGGCTAAGGGTAAAACCAAAAATCTTCCACATGCTGATGCGGAAAAGactgaagaaaataaagaagcaAGTGGAGACTCCGCAATAACAGCTCCTCTGTTATCTAAAGTACAGAAGTCAGAAAGTGTTGTTGTTGACATCGAGAAGTGGCAAAATAAGCAGGTCAATGGAAATAAAACTATCCCTTTGCAACAGAATGATGCAGCAACCAATGCTGTCACTCGTTTGTCAGAGGATATTGAAGATGGGGAGGTAATTGGTATCATCACCCTTGAGGATGTATTTGAAGAACTCTTGCAG gaGGAGATAGTGGACGAGACAGATGAATATGTTGATGTCCACAAGAG GATtcgtgttgctgctgctgctgccgcATCATCAGTTGCTCGTGCTCCATCACTTAGGAGGTTAACAGCTCAAAAGGCTGCG GGAGCTCAAAATCGGCAAGGACAACAGCCATCTGGAATCCTAAAGAAGCCTACTGAAGGGGAATCGAATACACCTAGACATCAAGTGAATCTTGTGGAACCTCTTTTAGGAAACAAGAGATAA